From a single Piliocolobus tephrosceles isolate RC106 chromosome 21, ASM277652v3, whole genome shotgun sequence genomic region:
- the ZNF792 gene encoding zinc finger protein 792, with amino-acid sequence MAEAALRDPAQGCVTFEDVTIYFSQEEWGLLDEAQRLLYCDVMLENFALIASLGLISFRSHIVSQLEMGKEPWVPDSVDMTSAMARGAYGRPGSDFCRGTEGKDLPSEHVSVEGVAQDRSPQATLCPQKTCPCDICGLRLKDILHLAEHQTTHPRQKPFLCEAYVKGCEFSANLPQKQVQQNVHNPIRREEGQALPVKTWGDHTSDQLSTCREGGEDFVATAGFLQREVTPSDGEPHKATESVVDFHIALRHNKCCDSGDAFNDKSTLVQHQRIHSRERPYECSKCGIFFTYAADLTQHQKVHNRGKPYECCECGKFFSQHSSLVKHRRVHTGESPHVCGDCGKFFSRSSNLIQHKRVHTGEKPYECSDCGKFFSQRSNLIHHKRVHTGRSAHECSECGKSFNCNSSLIKHWRVHTGERPYKCNECGKFFSHIASLIQHQIVHTGERPHGCGECGKAFSRSSDLMKHQRVHTGERPYECNECGKLFSQSSSLNSHRRLHTGERPYQCSECGKFFNQSSSLHNHRRLHTGERPYECSECGKTFRQRSNLRQHLKVHKPDRPYECSECGKAFNQRPTLIRHQKIHTRERSMENVLLPCSMQQHTPEISSENRPYEGAVNYKLNLVHPSTHPGEVP; translated from the exons ATGGCGGAGGCGGCCCTGCGGGATCCCGCGCAG GGCTGCGTGACCTTTGAGGACGTGACCATTTACTTCTCCCAGGAGGAGTGGGGGCTCCTCGATGAGGCTCAGAGACTCCTGTATTGCGATGTGATGCTGGAAAACTTTGCACTTATAGCCTCGCTGG GACTTATATCTTTCAGATCCCACATCGTTTCCCAGCTGGAGATGGGGAAAGAGCCCTGGGTGCCTGACAGTGTGGATATGACGTCAGCCATGGCCAGAGGGGCTTATGGCAGGCCTGGTTCTG ATTTTTGCCGTGGAACAGAGGGCAAGGACTTACCTTCTGAGCATGTTTCTGTAGAAGGAGTGGCACAGGACAGGAGTCCCCAGGCAACTCTATGCCCCCAGAAGACCTGCCCCTGTGACATATGTGGCCTACGTTTGAAAGATATTTTGCATTTGGCTGAACACCAGACAACACATCCCAGGCAGAAACCGTTTCTGTGTGAGGCATATGTGAAAGGCTGTGAGTTCAGTGCAAACCTTCCCCAGAAGCAGGTGCAGCAGAACGTACACAACCCTATCAGAAGGGAGGAGGGCCAGGCTTTGCCTGTAAAGACCTGGGGAGACCACACATCAGATCAGCTTTCCACCTGCAGGGAGGGCGGGGAGGACTTTGTGGCCACAGCAGGGTTTCTGCAGCGTGAGGTCACTCCCAGCGATGGGGAGCCGCACAAGGCCACCGAAAGTGTGGTGGATTTTCACATTGCACTAAGGCATAACAAGTGCTGTGACTCTGGGGATGCCTTCAATGACAAATCCACTCTTGTTCAGCACCAGAGAATCCACAGCAGAGAAAGGCCTTATGAATGCAGCAAATGTGGAATCTTCTTCACTTATGCCGCTGACCTCACTCAACACCAGAAAGTTCACAATAGAGGAAAACCGTATGAGTGCTGCGAATGTGGGAAATTTTTCAgccagcactccagccttgtTAAACATCGCAGGGTTCACACTGGTGAAAGCCCTCATGTGTGCGGTGACTGTGGGAAATTCTTCAGCCGAAGTTCCAACCTCATTCAGCATAAGAGGGTTCACACTGGTGAAAAGCCATATGAGTGCAGTGACTGTGGGAAGTTCTTCAGCCAGCGTTCCAACCTCATTCATCATAAGAGGGTTCATACGGGCAGAAGTGCCCATGagtgcagtgaatgtgggaaatcCTTCAACTGCAACTCCAGCCTAATTAAACATTGgagagttcacactggagaaagacctTACAAGTGCAATGAATGTGGGAAATTCTTCAGCCACATCGCCAGCCTCATTCAACATCAGATAGTTCACACTGGCGAGCGGCCTCATGGGTGCGGcgagtgtgggaaagccttcagccGAAGCTCTGACCTCATGAAACATCAGCGAGTTCACACTGGTGAGCGGCCTTATGAGTGCAATGAATGTGGGAAGTTGTTTAGCCAGAGCTCCAGCCTCAATAGCCATCGGAGACTTCACACTGGCGAACGGCCTTACCagtgcagtgaatgtgggaaatTCTTCAACCAAAGCTCCAGCCTCCATAACCACCGGAGACTTCACACTGGCGAGCGGCCTTATGagtgcagtgaatgtgggaaaacCTTCAGGCAGAGGTCCAATCTGAGGCAGCACCTGAAAGTTCACAAACCAGATAGGCCTTATGAATGCAgcgaatgtgggaaagccttcaacCAAAGGCCTACCCTCATTCGGCATCAGAAGATTCATACCAGAGAAAGGAGCATGGAGAATGTGCTCCTTCCCTGTTCAATGCAACAGCACACACCAGAGATAAGCTCTGAGAACAGACCTTATGAGGGTGCTGTCAACTACAAGTTGAACCTTGTTCATCCAAGCACCCACCCTGGGGAGGTTCCCTAG